One Streptomyces hundungensis DNA segment encodes these proteins:
- a CDS encoding prepilin peptidase, translating into MLVTLACAYGALAGLLVPRAVYKLAVPADESWRSRCPAGHPAQAWLGLPRCKHCATEQAPMLRARRWYGPPAPAVALITILGCGALAHRTGPRPELAVWLLLTPILVLLTWIDVTVHRLPDILTLPLTPATLLLLGAAALFPNTGGSWPAALGGALALGGGYFTLFLISPRSLGFGDVKLAAALGAILGWYGWRALALGALAGPLIAAAYSLGLIALRKAHAHTAIPYGPFLISGSVVAIITR; encoded by the coding sequence ATGCTCGTGACCCTCGCCTGCGCCTACGGTGCCCTGGCCGGGCTGCTTGTGCCGCGCGCCGTGTACAAACTGGCCGTACCGGCAGACGAGAGCTGGCGCTCGCGCTGCCCGGCCGGGCATCCAGCTCAGGCCTGGCTCGGACTCCCCCGCTGCAAGCACTGCGCCACCGAGCAAGCGCCCATGCTCCGCGCCCGGCGCTGGTACGGGCCCCCTGCTCCAGCCGTCGCTCTGATCACCATCCTGGGATGCGGTGCTCTGGCCCACAGAACGGGGCCCAGGCCCGAGCTGGCCGTCTGGCTGCTCCTCACACCGATCCTGGTCCTGCTCACCTGGATCGATGTCACCGTCCACCGCCTGCCCGACATCCTGACCCTCCCCCTCACCCCCGCCACCCTGCTCCTCCTCGGCGCCGCCGCTCTGTTCCCGAACACAGGCGGCTCCTGGCCGGCCGCACTCGGCGGTGCCCTCGCACTGGGCGGCGGCTACTTCACGCTCTTCCTGATCAGTCCCAGGAGTCTGGGATTCGGCGACGTCAAACTCGCCGCCGCACTCGGCGCCATACTCGGCTGGTACGGCTGGCGTGCACTGGCCCTCGGCGCCCTCGCCGGCCCGCTGATCGCCGCCGCCTACAGCCTGGGACTTATAGCGCTCCGCAAAGCCCACGCGCACACCGCGATCCCCTACGGACCCTTCCTCATCAGCGGCAGCGTGGTGGCAATCATCACGCGATGA